The following are from one region of the Mauremys reevesii isolate NIE-2019 linkage group 2, ASM1616193v1, whole genome shotgun sequence genome:
- the LOC120398440 gene encoding maestro heat-like repeat-containing protein family member 1 isoform X4: MSVGPEFHMLLRVSQELIEELPDNSPPCAIFTNSLIAVGNLSTMKPALEPELETHLLRAALHAVFTLGTEKNTTQVQALHKVMPELPDAMLGNLLTESPETDMLHYILEHVNFWIVSRVSQERARAIKSSSALLRYTLPEFDNPAEFPRMGHHVAQLALFISDPAKDISRQPREGIYWLYQLLLHQRGLTIHVAEDLWCWD, encoded by the exons ATGTCAGTGGGGCCCGAATTTCACATGCTCCTTCGCgtctcacaggagctcattgaggagctgCCTGACAACTCTCCACCCTGCGCCATCTTCACCAACTCCCTGATTGCTgtgggcaacctcag caccatgaaacctgccctggagccagagcTGGAGACACACCTCTTGCGAGCTGCCCTGCATGCTGTCTTTACCCTGGGCACAGAGAAGAACACCACCCAAGTCCAG gctctgcacaaggtcATGCCAGAGCTCCCGGATGCCATGCTGGGAAACCTGCTGACAGAGTCCCCAGAAACAGACATGCTCCACTACATCTTGGAG caCGTCAACTTCTGGATTGTGTCTAGGGtgtcccaggagagagccagggccattaagAGCAGCTCGGCCCTGCTCAGATACACCCTCCCTGAGTTTGat aaCCCAGCAGAGTTCCCCAGGATGGGTCACCAtgtggcacagctggctctgttcaTCAGTGACCCAGCCAAGGACATCAGCcggcagcccagggaagggatttactggctctaccagctgctgctgcaccagagGG ggctgACCATCCATGTGGCAGAAGATCTATGGTGCTGGGACTAG